A portion of the Microbacterium hominis genome contains these proteins:
- a CDS encoding cytochrome P450, whose product MEPIADTAQHPLHPARDGAGRLLLTRHAEVVAAAVDPTLFSSAVSAHLQVPNGLDGDGHAAVRRALDPFFAPDALAPLVAQLARVAGELVARQSAHDAHFDAVADLGARFAVRGQALWLGWPEAIDDILLQWVADSRAAARGGDRTALAAAAERFDAIVRGILDDRRATPARDDVTGRLMAVRLDGGRRFTDAELVSVLRNWTGGDLSSLALCAGVIVHWLAAHPDEQRALAEAPDEELDAAIDEILRIDDPFVSNRRVATRDTVVGGCPVAAGEHVVLHWRHANRDPDAVPEPTVFRPAANAAANLVWGIGPHACPGRPLATAELRVLVRALLRAGTIIPEGEAVREIAPVAGFRTVPVRIVPHG is encoded by the coding sequence ATGGAACCCATCGCCGACACCGCCCAGCATCCCCTCCATCCGGCTCGTGACGGAGCCGGCCGGCTTCTGCTGACCCGTCACGCAGAGGTGGTCGCCGCCGCGGTCGACCCCACCCTGTTCTCGAGCGCGGTCTCCGCCCACCTCCAGGTGCCCAACGGCCTCGACGGCGACGGGCACGCCGCCGTCCGCCGCGCCCTCGACCCCTTCTTCGCTCCCGACGCGCTCGCGCCACTGGTCGCGCAGCTCGCCCGCGTCGCCGGCGAGCTCGTCGCGCGCCAGTCGGCCCACGACGCGCACTTCGACGCGGTGGCCGATCTCGGCGCGCGCTTCGCCGTGCGCGGCCAGGCGCTCTGGCTCGGATGGCCCGAGGCCATCGACGACATCCTGCTGCAGTGGGTCGCCGACAGTCGTGCGGCCGCCCGCGGCGGCGATCGGACCGCGCTCGCCGCGGCCGCGGAGCGCTTCGACGCGATCGTGCGGGGGATCCTCGATGACCGGCGGGCGACACCTGCCCGCGACGACGTCACGGGGCGCCTGATGGCGGTGCGCCTCGACGGCGGTCGCCGTTTCACCGATGCGGAACTCGTGTCGGTGCTGCGCAACTGGACCGGCGGCGACCTGTCGTCGCTGGCGCTGTGCGCCGGCGTGATCGTGCATTGGCTGGCCGCGCACCCCGACGAGCAGCGCGCGCTCGCCGAGGCGCCGGATGAAGAGCTGGATGCCGCGATCGACGAGATCCTCCGCATCGACGATCCCTTCGTGTCGAACCGCCGCGTCGCCACGCGCGACACCGTCGTCGGCGGGTGCCCGGTGGCCGCCGGCGAGCACGTCGTGCTGCACTGGCGTCACGCGAACCGCGACCCCGACGCGGTGCCCGAGCCGACGGTGTTCCGCCCGGCGGCGAACGCTGCCGCGAACCTGGTCTGGGGGATCGGACCGCACGCGTGCCCCGGCAGGCCGCTCGCGACCGCCGAGCTGCGGGTGCTGGTGCGCGCGCTGCTGCGCGCGGGAACGATCATCCCGGAGGGGGAGGCGGTGCGCGAGATCGCGCCGGTCGCGGGATTTCGCACCGTGCCGGTGCGGATCGTCCCGCACGGCTGA
- a CDS encoding MogA/MoaB family molybdenum cofactor biosynthesis protein has product MLERSTHSAAVVTVSDRSARGERADTSGPLAVAALRGAGFACDEALVVPDGADHVEAALRALVAGGVRVVVTTGGTGVAPRDQTPEGTLRVIDRELPGIAEELRRRGAQAKPLALVSRGRAGVAASTLIVNLPGSTSGVAEGMPLITSLAGHIIDQLDGGDH; this is encoded by the coding sequence GTGCTCGAGCGCTCCACACACTCCGCCGCCGTCGTCACGGTGTCCGACCGGTCGGCGCGCGGCGAGCGCGCCGACACGAGCGGACCGCTCGCGGTCGCGGCGCTGCGCGGGGCCGGGTTCGCGTGCGACGAGGCGCTGGTCGTACCCGACGGCGCCGACCACGTGGAGGCGGCGCTTCGCGCCCTCGTCGCCGGCGGGGTGCGGGTGGTGGTCACCACCGGCGGAACCGGGGTCGCACCGCGCGACCAGACACCGGAGGGCACCCTGCGCGTCATCGATCGCGAGCTCCCCGGCATCGCCGAGGAGCTGCGGCGCCGGGGCGCGCAGGCCAAGCCCCTCGCCCTCGTCTCCCGCGGACGCGCCGGTGTCGCGGCATCCACTCTCATCGTCAACCTGCCCGGATCGACCTCGGGCGTGGCCGAGGGGATGCCGCTGATCACGTCGCTCGCGGGCCACATCATCGACCAGCTCGACGGGGGCGACCACTGA
- a CDS encoding molybdenum cofactor biosynthesis protein MoaE — translation MMVVRLARISPESLDLDAHLLAIDDAAAGAVTTFVGRVRDHDPDAAGAVVALEYTAHPDAETTLAALATRAIGDTDAIVAVSHRVGRLAVGDAAVVIAVASAHRAEAFEVCRALIEIIKTDLPVWKRQVEADGTTAWKGLGG, via the coding sequence CTGATGGTCGTGCGCCTGGCCCGCATCTCGCCGGAATCGCTCGACCTCGATGCGCATCTCCTCGCCATCGACGACGCCGCGGCGGGTGCCGTGACGACGTTCGTCGGCCGCGTGCGCGACCATGATCCGGATGCCGCCGGTGCGGTGGTCGCGCTCGAGTACACCGCGCACCCCGACGCCGAGACGACGCTCGCCGCCCTCGCCACGCGCGCGATCGGCGACACCGACGCGATCGTCGCCGTGAGCCACCGGGTCGGCCGGCTCGCGGTGGGAGATGCCGCGGTGGTGATCGCGGTGGCCAGCGCCCACCGCGCCGAGGCGTTCGAGGTGTGCCGCGCGCTGATCGAGATCATCAAGACCGATCTGCCGGTGTGGAAGCGGCAGGTCGAGGCCGACGGCACGACGGCCTGGAAGGGGCTCGGCGGCTGA
- a CDS encoding MoaD/ThiS family protein: protein MARVRYFAAAQEAAGRDEETRGEATLGALRVAVAADHPGLGGILPRCAVLVAGERADDDTVLTADTLVDVLPPFAGG from the coding sequence ATGGCGCGGGTGCGCTACTTCGCCGCCGCGCAGGAGGCCGCCGGCCGCGACGAGGAGACCCGCGGCGAAGCCACGCTCGGCGCGCTGCGCGTCGCCGTGGCCGCCGACCACCCGGGCCTGGGCGGCATCCTCCCCCGGTGCGCGGTGCTGGTCGCCGGAGAGCGCGCCGACGACGACACTGTGCTCACCGCCGACACGCTCGTCGACGTGCTGCCGCCGTTCGCCGGCGGCTGA
- a CDS encoding DUF6457 domain-containing protein, with protein sequence MTDSRTLPPEALDAWAQALCAHFGLEPEQVPVAAVLDLTRDVATSVARPAAPLGAFVAGLAAGRSGGDASAVREALAAVVALATGPAGAEAAPDQP encoded by the coding sequence ATGACGGATTCCCGCACTCTTCCCCCGGAAGCCCTCGACGCCTGGGCGCAGGCGCTGTGCGCGCACTTCGGGCTCGAGCCCGAGCAGGTGCCGGTCGCCGCCGTGCTCGACCTCACCCGTGATGTCGCCACCAGCGTCGCGCGCCCCGCGGCCCCCCTGGGCGCCTTCGTCGCGGGTCTGGCCGCGGGCCGCTCGGGCGGCGATGCGTCGGCCGTGCGCGAAGCCCTCGCCGCAGTGGTCGCCCTGGCCACGGGACCTGCGGGCGCCGAGGCCGCGCCGGACCAGCCCTGA
- the mobA gene encoding molybdenum cofactor guanylyltransferase yields the protein MSTLSDAVGAILLAGGRATRLDGRAKPLLEIGGRSLLAAAIAGARDAGARPITVVAPVLEERTDVDWVREDPPFAGPAAATVAALRAWDATGEIPAWTLLLACDLPRADEAVARLTADAALLGTDSDGLCLGDRTGRPQWLTGLYRTDALRESAYAVPDAARDAPVRALFDDRAITVITDLQGLTDDVDTWEDLHRARALADRPEEAS from the coding sequence GTGAGCACGCTCAGCGACGCCGTCGGGGCGATCCTGCTCGCCGGCGGACGCGCGACGAGGCTCGACGGCCGTGCCAAGCCGCTGCTGGAGATCGGCGGCCGATCGCTGCTGGCCGCCGCGATCGCGGGGGCGAGGGATGCCGGCGCCCGGCCGATCACGGTCGTCGCGCCCGTGCTCGAAGAGCGCACCGACGTGGACTGGGTGCGCGAGGATCCGCCGTTCGCCGGCCCCGCCGCCGCCACGGTCGCCGCGCTCCGGGCCTGGGATGCCACGGGCGAGATCCCGGCGTGGACCCTGCTGCTCGCGTGCGATCTGCCCCGCGCCGACGAGGCGGTCGCGCGGCTGACGGCCGACGCGGCGCTGCTGGGCACGGACAGCGACGGGCTGTGTCTGGGCGACCGCACCGGGCGGCCGCAGTGGCTGACCGGCCTCTACCGCACCGACGCCCTGCGCGAGAGCGCCTACGCGGTGCCCGACGCGGCGCGCGACGCGCCGGTGCGCGCACTGTTCGACGACCGTGCGATCACCGTGATCACCGACCTGCAGGGCCTGACCGACGACGTCGACACGTGGGAGGATCTGCACAGAGCCCGCGCGCTCGCCGACCGTCCCGAGGAGGCATCATGA
- the moaC gene encoding cyclic pyranopterin monophosphate synthase MoaC, which translates to MSFTHLDDAGHARMVDVTQKQPTVRAATARGFVRCAPEVVTALRDGAVPKGDVLAVARIAGIQAAKRTPDLLPLAHVIGVHGAAVDLGVVEGGVEIEATVRTADRTGVEMEALTAVSVAALAVVDMVKGLDKGTSIEHVRIVAKTGGKSGAWLRPGEDA; encoded by the coding sequence ATGAGCTTCACCCACCTCGATGACGCCGGCCACGCCCGCATGGTCGACGTCACCCAGAAGCAGCCGACCGTGCGCGCCGCCACGGCGCGCGGGTTCGTGCGGTGCGCGCCCGAGGTGGTCACCGCCCTCCGCGACGGCGCGGTGCCCAAGGGCGACGTGCTCGCGGTGGCCCGCATCGCCGGCATCCAGGCCGCCAAGCGCACGCCCGACCTGCTGCCCCTCGCACACGTGATCGGCGTGCACGGCGCGGCGGTCGATCTGGGCGTCGTCGAGGGCGGCGTGGAGATCGAGGCGACCGTGCGCACCGCCGACCGCACCGGCGTCGAGATGGAGGCGCTCACGGCCGTCTCGGTCGCCGCCCTCGCCGTCGTCGACATGGTGAAGGGCCTCGACAAGGGCACCTCGATCGAGCACGTGCGCATCGTCGCCAAGACCGGCGGCAAGAGCGGCGCGTGGCTGCGGCCGGGCGAGGACGCGTGA
- a CDS encoding molybdopterin molybdotransferase MoeA yields MTGEPAAALRSVEEHLARVLAAARRVETVETSMDAAHGRTLAEPVRAHVDIPVFDNSAMDGFAVRFADVAHARPDAPVHLTVVADLPAGTALDPALSPGQAARIMTGSPVPADADAIVPFEDTAGGLADSLGEIAVLAAPRGIGAHIRRAGEDARVGAELLPAGIRLGALQLSAAAAAGVDRVRVARPPRVAVVSTGSELVPPGEPLSRGQIPESNSRLLAELCAEAGAEVVLRMTVSDDGDGPARAVAEARALRADAVVFSGGVSAGAYEVVKTALADAMEFSKIAMQPGKPQGFGVLDDGTLLFGLPGNPVSAAVSFEVFVRPALLTMQGRSTTGRPLLRLAAATGWRTPPERRQYLPLVLDRSDPAHWRAVPATAGGSHLPGGLGRAEAYAIVPAEIDAVRTGDVVDVMLIT; encoded by the coding sequence ATGACCGGCGAGCCGGCCGCCGCGCTGCGCAGCGTCGAGGAGCACCTCGCCCGCGTGCTCGCCGCCGCGCGGCGGGTCGAGACCGTCGAGACCTCGATGGATGCCGCGCACGGCCGCACGCTCGCCGAGCCGGTGCGCGCGCACGTGGACATCCCGGTGTTCGACAACTCGGCGATGGACGGATTCGCCGTGCGCTTCGCCGACGTCGCGCACGCCCGCCCCGACGCACCGGTGCACCTGACCGTGGTGGCCGACCTTCCCGCCGGCACCGCGCTCGATCCCGCGCTCTCGCCGGGCCAGGCCGCGCGCATCATGACCGGGTCCCCCGTTCCCGCCGACGCCGACGCCATCGTGCCCTTCGAGGACACCGCCGGGGGCCTCGCCGACTCCCTCGGCGAGATCGCCGTGCTCGCCGCGCCCCGAGGGATCGGCGCGCACATCCGCCGCGCCGGCGAAGACGCCCGGGTCGGCGCGGAGCTGCTGCCGGCGGGCATCCGCCTCGGCGCGCTGCAGCTGTCCGCGGCGGCCGCTGCCGGCGTCGACCGCGTGCGCGTGGCCCGCCCGCCGCGGGTGGCCGTCGTCTCCACCGGCTCCGAGCTCGTCCCTCCCGGGGAGCCGCTCTCGCGCGGACAGATCCCGGAGTCCAACAGCCGCCTCCTCGCCGAGCTCTGCGCTGAGGCCGGCGCCGAGGTCGTGCTCCGGATGACCGTGTCCGACGATGGCGACGGCCCCGCGCGGGCGGTGGCCGAAGCGCGTGCCCTCCGCGCGGACGCCGTGGTCTTCTCGGGCGGTGTGAGCGCCGGCGCCTACGAGGTCGTGAAGACCGCGCTGGCCGATGCCATGGAGTTCTCGAAGATCGCGATGCAGCCGGGCAAGCCACAGGGCTTCGGCGTGCTCGACGACGGCACGCTGCTGTTCGGGCTGCCCGGCAATCCGGTGAGCGCCGCCGTCTCGTTCGAGGTGTTCGTGCGCCCCGCGCTGCTGACGATGCAGGGGCGCAGCACGACCGGCCGGCCTCTCCTGCGCCTGGCCGCCGCGACCGGGTGGCGCACGCCGCCCGAGCGGCGGCAGTACCTGCCGCTGGTGCTCGACCGGTCCGATCCGGCGCACTGGCGTGCGGTCCCCGCGACCGCGGGCGGGTCGCACCTGCCGGGCGGACTCGGCCGGGCCGAGGCGTACGCGATCGTCCCGGCGGAGATCGACGCGGTGCGCACCGGCGATGTCGTCGATGTCATGCTGATCACATGA